The Salvelinus namaycush isolate Seneca chromosome 13, SaNama_1.0, whole genome shotgun sequence genome includes a region encoding these proteins:
- the LOC120058178 gene encoding uncharacterized protein LOC120058178, with product MMDIEHEAFCKLRRSMHSTSPADIDPKVHSIVERAVRSILGEQSNEPRSNLLSPSQVVMEVVPRLLLALWLQPEEGHSEHPILISGMAVGMVAAVVEKLSCMLKDPSPHIPFSRAAAFDSVRSILGRISQSFSTDDLQSPFYMSSVCAFVVDEVQSCFQAPAATLPVPPVLTVAVSTTLPADIQTDPASSHLEVVDTTVNTEADQASSHLEVVDITPKTEADPASSHLEFVYITPKTEADPACSQLEVVDITPKTEADPASSHLEVVDITPNTEAEPISSLLEVVDVTPEERTLTMAVFATLPADIQAEDVAVVIPDVTPHVTKDVTQDVPCRARKRAVRRLFCRLWRAVCCCACHKEEEEQY from the exons ATGATGGACATAGAGCACGAGGCTTTCTGCAAGCTCCGCCGCTCCATGCACTCCACCTCGCCAGCTGACAT CGATCCTAAAGTCCACAGCATCGTGGAGAGAGCTGTGAGGAGCATTCTGGGCGAGCAGTCCAATGAGCCCCGTAGCAACCTGCTCAGCCCATCTCAGGTGGTGATGGAGGTGGTGCCCAGGCTTCTCCTGGCCCTGTGGCTTCAGCCTGAGGAAGGCCATTCAGAGCACCCAATCCTAATAAGCGGAATGGCCGTGGGTATGGTGGCGGCCGTAGTGGAGAAGCTCTCCTGCATGCTAAAGGACCCTTCCCCTCACATCCCTTTCTCCCGGGCTGCTGCTTTTGACTCTGTGCGGTCGATCCTCGGGAGAATCAGTCAGTCCTTCTCCACGGATGACCTCCAGAGCCCTTTTTATATGAGCTCGGTCTGTGCCTTTGTGGTGGACGAGGTGCAGAGCTGCTTCCAGGCCCCTGCAGCCACCCTACCAGTCCCCCCTGTCCTCACGGTGGCCgtctccaccacactaccagctGACATCCAAACAG ACCCGGCTTCATCCCACCTGGAGGTTGTGGACACCACCGTTAACACAGAGGCAGACCAGGCTTCTTCTCACCTGGAGGTTGTGGACATCACCCCTAAGACAGAGGCAGACCCAGCTTCTTCCCACCTGGAGTTTGTGTACATCACCCCAAAGACAGAGGCAGACCCGGCTTGTTCCCAGCTGGAGGTTGTGGACATCACCCCAAAAACAGAGGCAGACCCGGCTTCTTCCCACCTGGAGGTTGTGGACATCACCCCTAATACAGAGGCAGAGCCCATCTCTTCCCTCTTGGAGGTTGTGGACGTCACACCTGAAGAAAGGACTCTCACGATGGCTGTCTTCGCCACTCTGCCAGCTGACATCCAAGCAG AGGATGTTGCTGTGGTCATCCCGGATGTCACCCCACACGTCACCAAGGACGTGACACAGGATGTTCCATGCAGAGCTAGGAAAAGGGCAGTCCGGCGATTATTTTGCAGGCTTTGGAGGGCAGTGTGCTGCTGCGCCTGCCACAAGGAAGAGGAGGAACAATATTAA